Below is a window of Camelina sativa cultivar DH55 chromosome 11, Cs, whole genome shotgun sequence DNA.
AGCCATATTAAGAGTGTTTCGTTTTTCTTTGGGCAGCTTCAGGCAACCAAAAGTGATCTGCAACAACAGACAAAGAAGGCTAAGAAGGCCAAGACCATAACCTGAAGCTGAAAAATGGGAAACGAATGCGAGGAAACCTCACGGAAGCTAACGAACGAAGATAATCATTACCTGTAAAGCTTTGCATTTAAATAACATGTTTCACAATAGTTTGATCTTTCGAAATCTGATAATAAGTTTCTGTGAATTATTTGGGGGAATCAACCAGCAGTGGTAAGGGGATAAGAAACTGGAAACCCCAGAAATACATAACAACAATGGTAGTAAATTTAAGAGGTAATGTAATCACCAAATTCTTCAGGTTTCTAAGAAGATTTGTGTGTCTCAAATATGATAATACAAGCTGGAACCAAACGAAACGAAACAAACTTAGATCCTATCGATATCCTCGTCCTCAAACTCAACATAGTCATCGATGAGattctcatcatcaacatcaagatCACCAACAATTCCTTCGTTGAGACGGGTATTATCCGGAAGCTCACCATAGGCCTTGAGAAGCCTAGCCTCATCAGACATGTACTTGAGGATGACATCGGCTTTGTCATCTTGGTAATCCCTCAAACCAACAAGTACAATGTCACCTGCAGCAATCCAAACCTTCTTATGCATCTTACCACGGATATGGCAAAGACGTTTGGTACCATCGATACACATAGCTTCACATCTCCCATTACCAAGCATACGTTGGACTTGCGCGTACTCTTGTCCATCTTCCTTGAATATAAGCTCTCTCTTCTCGTCATCAGCTTCGTTCTTTCCTCTCTTCCTGTTCTTTCCTCCCTTTCCCTTGTTCTTCGGCATTCTCTCTGCAAATAACACAACTCTCTTtggaatcaattttttttacatatgatGATGGTCTTATTTACATTAATCTCTATGGCAATTTCAAAGGGATACAGAATCTGTTTACACAGTAGTAATCGGCgtgaatgttaaaaaaaaaaaatagattcgTTTCAATCCAGACAAAAAGCGATTGGcgagaatcaaaatcaaaatcagaacaAGAAATTTTCCGATCAAAACAAATTCCAGTAAACGATCAACGAATACAAAAGACGATCAAACCCAACAAAATACGAAATCGTAATTGAACCactagaaaccctaatttcggaGTTGGAATAGCAAAATCAGGCCGGCGTAAGAGAAGAATCAAAGGGGGAAACGCGAGCTTACCTTAGTATGGATCCCTTGATCAAAGTAACAAAGACGATCTCTTTTGAAGACCTTTTTTTACAAATCGCtctctgggtttttttttctttttttctttttggaggAACGTGTGCGGTATGTTGCTTCTAGTTTCTCTCGCTAACGCAGAAACGTCTTTTCATTAAATTGTGTGGCTAATAAATAGTAAAACACCCCTCGAGTTGAGGTTTTATTACCAAGTCATGCCATTCCTCCTTTCCTTAACACATACGTTTATGATAAACGGTTTATCCATAATAAAacgtttttaattttctaattcaAGTCGGcctaatataaaaataaacatataaatttgttttttatttttttggtcaacaaaaatataatttatatttttgggaaTTCATATCTAGCCTCACTAGCaacatatgtttatatagagttttagtatttttgaaaatatttttttgttagaacTCATCACTAATTTTCTTACATAAAATTGTTATGGTGtgttatttaaaaggttttattatACGATCCTctacatttttttcataaaagtagccacattttttttttataagtttccGTTTTTGGAATATGTATTATTTTCAGTTTGGTAATCGTATAAGcgactcaaaaacaacaattaagatCACTAATCACAAAATAGAATTTATGTATATCATATGTACTGGTGAATTCATCAatacttttgttatttataggaaaaataatttttttttcaattattaactttcaaataaagtaattaaaaaattatgtaatatccaaaacattatttttttttcaaccaaataataattaaaataaaactctccACTGATGgtccaaaccggaggaaaaaaatttacaaaataaattgcaGAATATAACAATCGAGGAAGACAATCTACATTCAAATTTACCAAACTTGAAATCTTCGACAAGGAGAACACGAGGAAGGAAACTTGTAGCAGCTAGAAATCatccaaaatattaattttatttagattaagttatttaatttctatttttataaaattctaacaATTAAGTaaagttatataaatttattaatttataaataaataaattaatttcactttctttgtaaaacaaaagtgatttttaaaaaactaatatgtaCAATATCATGGTCGTAATAGTGATTTCATTGTAATGATTTCATTATTCCCAAAAATTAATATGCCAATCAGCGTACTAGTATATATGGTTGCATGTTTCAATAGCCTCATATGCAAAAGATTGCAATCATAAAACCATCAACTCTacctattaaaaaatatttctgttttcttgaaaatattgaaTTGTAACATATGCCAAATAATCCAAATTTTGGAGTAAATATACTAtgtgaaaatttattttttcacattaatttgatcaaacaaagatgaaagaGTGAATAgatgattaataattaatatattttttttttaaaaatacgcTCATTTGTTtgatcatattttaaaaatatttaaatcaataCATAGttcatcatttttaataattaaaaagatatatttttaggCATGTGTTGTAATGAAAAATTtgcaactttttcttttttgaacaaaaaaggTACACAGTCGGTGGCTTTGGCACTTCCCACGCATGTGATGTCCTGCTACAAATTGCCGCAAGAGTTGACATCTAAATTAACGAGTGCTATTTCCACTTTTTGGTGGAAATC
It encodes the following:
- the LOC104724001 gene encoding eukaryotic translation initiation factor 1A-like, with the protein product MPKNKGKGGKNRKRGKNEADDEKRELIFKEDGQEYAQVQRMLGNGRCEAMCIDGTKRLCHIRGKMHKKVWIAAGDIVLVGLRDYQDDKADVILKYMSDEARLLKAYGELPDNTRLNEGIVGDLDVDDENLIDDYVEFEDEDIDRI